ACGAAACATTTATGGTACTGACAGAATGCTAAATCCAGGTTTTAGGAATCCCTAATTTTCAAAACGCTGACAGCATATCAATATGCGGAATGCCGTCTTCGTCGTACTCCTCACCGGTCGCCACAAAACCAAATGCGCCGTAGAACGCTTGCAGATGAGCCTGCGCGGACAGGAAAAGGTGCTTTTGCGGCCAGTGGCGTGCGCAGGCAATCAGCGTGTGTTCCATCAATTGGTGCCCAAGATGTTGCCCGCGGGCATGCGGCGCGACAATCACGCGCCCAATCGTCACCACATCGTTGTTCGGATGGGGCGCGAGCATCCGAGCGCACGCGGCCAGCTTGCCATCACGGTACGCCGTAATATGGCGATT
This genomic interval from Pectobacterium aquaticum contains the following:
- a CDS encoding GNAT family N-acetyltransferase, translated to MSLIWHDWDVADLNVYSLHDILALRNQVFVVEQTCPYLDIDGRDLVDGNRHITAYRDGKLAACARMLAPHPNNDVVTIGRVIVAPHARGQHLGHQLMEHTLIACARHWPQKHLFLSAQAHLQAFYGAFGFVATGEEYDEDGIPHIDMLSAF